A single window of Candidatus Rhabdochlamydia oedothoracis DNA harbors:
- the rpoC gene encoding DNA-directed RNA polymerase subunit beta': protein MSEEFNNSRFEKSSRFGKVTIRIASDDKIRNEWSRGEIKKAETINYRTYKPEKGGLCCEKIFGPTKDWECGCGKYKKIKHKGIVCDRCGVEVTLAKVRRQRMAHIELAVPIVHIWFFKTMPSRIGNILGMSSADLERVIYYEEYIVIDPGQTELEKKQLLSDVQYREAQEKWGTNTFVAKMGGEAIRDLLEREDLQTLVVELKDKLRKTKSMQARMKLAKRLKIVEGFTTSPNRPDWMVMAAIPVIPPDLRPLVPLDGGRFATSDLNDLYRRVINRNNRLKAILKLKTPDVIVRNEKRMLQEAVDALFDNGRHGHPVMGAGNRPLKSLSEMLKGKQGRFRQNLLGKRVDYSGRSVIVVGPELKFNQCGLPKQMALQLFEPFIIKRLKDLDYVYTIRSAKKMIQKQAPAVWDVLEEITKDHPVILNRAPTLHRLGLQAFIPTLVEGKAIRVHPLVCSAFNADFDGDQMAVHVPLSLEAQLEVKLLMMAPDNIFLPSSGKPSAVPSQDMILGLYYLMLDPIYIPEEHVKKTKVFIDKQEVLMALAPGAGSYNFDEPQLEGKRRDDLGRGIRLHEKIKLKLDNSIIETTPGRVLFNMIVPKELGFQNYTLRKKKMSELVLEVYKKVGLEATVCFLDDIKTLGFSEATKASLSMGVYDVKIPTNKKKVIEDAEKRIETVVKQYEDGIITEGERHSKIIGMWTEVTDLLSEELFKIISSLKEGELNPLFLMMDSGARGNKSQVKQLGALRGLMAKPSGEIIESPIIANFREGLSVLEFFISSHGARKGLADTALKTADSGYLTRRLVDVGQNVIITEADCGTLNGIDVFAIKQGQEELLSLKDRIFGRAVCEDIYQPGDSTQLIAKAGAVLNVLQAEKIDDAGMESVRIRSALTCEARRGICAKCYGTDLANGMLIGLGEAVGIIAAQSIGEPGTQLTMRTFHTGGIASAGISPELIAEYDGVLVYMGLRTVETDEHVFLALNKNGTLHIVRNEGRTLDEYKKLLSTKSIEPLQTFTVELGTRILLANGTNIKKKTKIGYWEQHNVPIICERPGYVKYEDLVEGISTQKEMNKQTGQTELIVKQHRGELHPQIVIYADPKCTELVGTYAIPSGAYISVQEGQAVTAGMLLARLPRGAIKTKDIVGGLPRVAELFEARRPKDAAEIAKIDGVVDFRGVQKNKRIVIVRDDESGMEQEHLIPLTKHLIVQRGDFVIKGQQLTDGLVVPQEILDICGVRELQRYLVNQVQEVYRLQGVDINDKHIEIIIRQMLQKVRVTDPGDTIFLYGEDVDKKNFHAMNSKTLNEGGRPAQATPVLLGITKASLGTESFISAASFQETTRVLTDAACEGKTDYLLDFKSNIILGHMIPGGTGFEEYRERVLNLDREEKEPLIFSFNDSDPVLVG, encoded by the coding sequence ATGTCGGAAGAATTCAATAATTCCCGCTTTGAAAAAAGCTCTCGTTTTGGGAAAGTGACCATTCGAATTGCATCTGATGATAAAATTCGCAATGAATGGTCTCGTGGGGAGATTAAAAAAGCTGAAACAATTAACTACCGTACCTATAAACCAGAAAAAGGTGGGTTGTGTTGTGAAAAGATTTTTGGTCCTACTAAGGATTGGGAATGCGGCTGTGGAAAATATAAGAAGATCAAACACAAAGGGATTGTTTGTGACCGTTGTGGTGTAGAAGTTACCCTGGCTAAAGTGCGTCGTCAACGAATGGCGCATATTGAGCTTGCTGTTCCCATTGTTCATATCTGGTTTTTTAAAACCATGCCATCTCGCATTGGTAATATCTTAGGAATGTCTTCTGCTGATTTAGAAAGAGTCATTTATTATGAAGAATATATTGTTATTGACCCAGGTCAGACAGAGTTAGAAAAAAAGCAACTGTTAAGCGATGTTCAGTATCGAGAAGCGCAAGAGAAATGGGGAACCAATACTTTTGTTGCTAAAATGGGAGGAGAAGCCATTCGTGATCTTTTAGAAAGAGAAGATCTACAAACCCTTGTAGTAGAACTAAAAGACAAATTGCGTAAGACAAAGTCCATGCAAGCGCGGATGAAATTAGCTAAAAGGCTAAAGATTGTAGAAGGGTTTACTACTTCTCCTAACCGTCCAGACTGGATGGTGATGGCAGCTATTCCTGTAATTCCACCCGATTTAAGACCTCTTGTTCCTTTGGATGGGGGCCGTTTTGCGACCTCTGATTTAAACGATTTGTATCGCCGTGTTATTAACCGTAATAATCGTTTAAAAGCGATTTTAAAGTTAAAAACCCCCGATGTCATTGTGCGTAATGAAAAAAGGATGCTTCAAGAAGCGGTAGACGCTTTATTTGATAACGGTCGTCATGGCCATCCTGTTATGGGAGCTGGTAACCGTCCACTTAAATCCTTATCAGAAATGTTAAAAGGAAAACAGGGGCGTTTCCGTCAAAACCTTTTAGGAAAAAGAGTGGATTATTCTGGTCGTTCTGTCATTGTCGTAGGTCCTGAGTTAAAGTTTAATCAGTGCGGTTTGCCTAAGCAAATGGCCTTACAGTTGTTCGAACCATTTATCATTAAACGCTTAAAAGATTTAGACTACGTATACACGATACGTTCTGCTAAAAAGATGATTCAAAAGCAAGCTCCTGCAGTATGGGATGTATTAGAAGAAATTACAAAAGACCATCCTGTTATTTTGAACCGTGCGCCTACTTTGCATAGATTAGGTCTTCAAGCATTTATACCGACACTTGTTGAAGGAAAAGCCATTCGTGTACATCCGCTTGTATGCTCTGCGTTTAATGCGGACTTTGACGGTGACCAGATGGCGGTTCACGTGCCTTTATCATTAGAGGCGCAACTAGAAGTAAAGTTATTGATGATGGCACCAGACAACATCTTTTTACCTTCTTCTGGTAAACCTTCTGCGGTTCCTTCACAGGATATGATCTTAGGTTTGTATTACCTCATGTTAGATCCTATTTATATTCCGGAAGAGCATGTTAAAAAAACGAAAGTTTTTATCGATAAGCAAGAAGTTCTGATGGCTTTAGCGCCAGGTGCTGGGAGCTATAACTTTGATGAGCCTCAATTAGAAGGCAAGCGTCGTGATGACTTGGGAAGAGGAATCAGATTACATGAAAAAATCAAACTTAAGTTAGATAATAGCATTATTGAAACAACGCCCGGGCGTGTTTTATTCAATATGATTGTTCCTAAAGAGCTTGGATTTCAAAATTACACCTTGCGTAAGAAAAAAATGAGTGAGCTCGTTCTTGAGGTGTATAAAAAAGTTGGCTTAGAAGCAACTGTGTGTTTTCTAGATGATATTAAAACCCTCGGGTTTTCTGAAGCGACCAAAGCTTCTTTATCGATGGGGGTTTATGATGTTAAAATCCCAACTAATAAAAAGAAAGTCATTGAAGATGCTGAAAAACGAATCGAGACGGTTGTTAAACAGTATGAAGATGGTATTATTACCGAGGGAGAGCGCCACTCCAAAATTATTGGTATGTGGACAGAGGTAACAGATCTATTATCCGAAGAGCTATTTAAAATAATTAGTTCATTAAAAGAGGGTGAGTTAAATCCTCTTTTCTTAATGATGGATTCTGGTGCTCGAGGTAATAAATCCCAGGTTAAACAGCTCGGAGCTTTGCGCGGTTTGATGGCAAAACCATCTGGTGAAATTATTGAATCTCCTATTATTGCAAACTTCCGTGAAGGTTTAAGCGTTCTTGAGTTCTTTATCTCCTCTCACGGAGCTCGAAAAGGCCTTGCTGACACCGCTTTAAAAACAGCGGATTCCGGATATTTGACTCGTCGTCTTGTGGATGTGGGACAAAATGTCATTATTACAGAAGCTGACTGTGGAACGTTAAATGGAATTGATGTTTTTGCAATTAAGCAAGGACAAGAAGAACTTCTTTCTTTAAAAGATCGTATTTTTGGCCGCGCTGTCTGTGAAGATATTTACCAACCGGGTGATAGTACACAATTGATTGCAAAAGCAGGAGCTGTGCTCAATGTTCTGCAAGCAGAAAAAATTGATGATGCAGGAATGGAAAGCGTTCGTATTCGCTCTGCTCTTACTTGTGAAGCAAGAAGGGGAATATGTGCAAAGTGTTACGGTACGGATCTGGCAAATGGTATGCTGATTGGTTTAGGCGAAGCTGTGGGAATTATAGCTGCTCAATCCATTGGAGAACCAGGAACCCAGCTTACTATGCGTACTTTCCACACTGGGGGAATTGCATCAGCGGGTATTTCGCCTGAATTAATTGCAGAATACGATGGTGTTTTGGTCTATATGGGTCTTCGTACAGTAGAAACCGATGAGCATGTGTTCTTAGCTTTAAATAAAAATGGTACCTTGCATATTGTGCGTAATGAAGGAAGAACTTTGGACGAGTATAAGAAATTACTCAGTACTAAATCCATAGAACCTTTGCAAACCTTTACCGTAGAATTGGGGACGCGTATTTTACTTGCTAATGGAACTAACATCAAAAAGAAAACAAAAATTGGTTATTGGGAACAACACAATGTTCCGATTATTTGTGAGCGTCCAGGTTATGTAAAATATGAAGATCTTGTTGAAGGAATTTCTACGCAAAAAGAAATGAATAAGCAAACAGGTCAAACAGAACTAATTGTTAAGCAACACCGTGGTGAACTGCATCCTCAGATTGTCATTTATGCAGATCCTAAATGTACAGAACTTGTGGGAACGTATGCGATCCCATCAGGTGCGTATATTTCGGTACAAGAAGGACAAGCTGTAACAGCGGGTATGTTGTTAGCTCGTCTTCCTAGAGGAGCTATTAAGACAAAAGATATCGTCGGGGGCTTGCCGCGTGTTGCAGAACTATTCGAAGCTAGACGCCCAAAAGATGCTGCTGAGATTGCTAAGATCGATGGAGTTGTTGATTTCCGTGGGGTGCAAAAGAATAAACGTATTGTGATTGTTCGCGATGATGAATCCGGTATGGAACAAGAACATTTAATTCCTTTGACTAAACACTTAATCGTGCAAAGAGGTGACTTTGTTATTAAAGGACAACAATTAACCGATGGTTTAGTTGTACCGCAAGAAATCCTTGATATTTGTGGTGTTCGTGAGCTACAAAGATATCTTGTCAACCAAGTGCAAGAGGTTTATCGTCTACAAGGGGTGGATATCAATGATAAACACATTGAAATCATTATCCGTCAGATGTTGCAAAAAGTACGTGTAACAGATCCAGGCGATACTATCTTCTTATACGGAGAAGATGTGGACAAGAAAAACTTCCATGCGATGAACTCTAAAACTTTAAATGAAGGTGGGCGTCCTGCACAAGCAACTCCTGTGCTTTTAGGTATTACTAAAGCCTCATTGGGAACAGAATCCTTCATTTCTGCAGCTTCCTTCCAAGAGACAACACGTGTCTTAACAGATGCAGCTTGCGAAGGTAAAACAGACTATCTGCTCGACTTTAAATCCAATATTATCTTAGGGCATATGATCCCTGGGGGAACTGGATTTGAAGAGTATCGTGAAAGGGTTTTAAATCTTGATCGTGAAGAGAAAGAACCACTTATTTTTTCTTTTAACGATAGTGATCCTGTACTTGTTGGATAG
- a CDS encoding NAD-dependent epimerase/dehydratase family protein: protein MKLLVMGAGYVGEALLRYLQIQKHKIFITTTRKERVNALSYYGHSVLLPIEDKEFKELIDSCDGVIILIAPKNLQSYKEVYLQTAKRVSLVLKDRQTPFYLLYTSSTSVCEGQQNKWVTEDRVLCPKSENAKILLEAERSYLNCNASTCILRLGGIYGPKRELLDRVKHFSGKKMLSSGEEFTNHIHLEDIIAAIRFCLDHSLTGIYHLVNDDHTPRRELYSHLCQLAGIPSPIWSKDSSKSSYKVCNQKIKSMGFIFKHPRFKQMI from the coding sequence ATGAAGTTATTAGTGATGGGAGCAGGCTATGTAGGAGAGGCGTTATTAAGATATCTTCAAATCCAAAAACATAAGATTTTTATTACTACAACGCGCAAAGAACGAGTCAATGCACTCAGTTACTATGGACACAGTGTGTTGCTTCCTATAGAAGATAAAGAGTTCAAGGAATTAATCGATTCCTGTGATGGGGTGATCATCCTCATAGCCCCTAAAAATTTGCAAAGCTACAAAGAGGTTTATCTACAAACAGCTAAGAGAGTTTCTTTAGTTTTAAAAGACAGGCAAACACCTTTTTATCTGCTTTATACTAGTAGCACTTCTGTCTGTGAAGGACAGCAAAATAAGTGGGTTACAGAAGATAGGGTTCTTTGTCCAAAATCAGAGAATGCAAAAATACTGCTTGAAGCAGAACGTTCCTACTTAAACTGCAATGCTTCTACTTGTATTCTTCGTTTGGGAGGTATTTATGGTCCCAAACGAGAACTGCTCGATCGAGTAAAACACTTTTCGGGAAAAAAAATGCTCAGCTCTGGAGAGGAGTTCACAAATCATATTCATTTAGAGGATATTATAGCAGCTATTAGGTTTTGCTTGGATCACTCTTTAACGGGCATTTATCATTTGGTCAATGATGATCATACGCCTCGTAGAGAACTCTACTCCCATCTTTGTCAATTAGCTGGTATTCCTTCCCCGATATGGAGCAAAGATTCATCAAAGAGCAGCTATAAAGTTTGCAATCAGAAAATCAAATCAATGGGTTTTATCTTTAAGCATCCCAGATTCAAGCAGATGATTTAA
- a CDS encoding ABC transporter substrate-binding protein: MTFNIVENDHVTLEMFKQGTVDMIGDSLTDISLEEVSKLEKTWTFNSEPQPYSVFICLNTTKPPFTHVKIRRAFALAINRQELIGMLGKGCKKNIQADAISPAYKAGLSATNLVAPCLKENRCPQFFKDNDVIQANILLNEGMAELGITKEAFKSLTFLYHSGDYAADEIVQVIQQQWAKVFGIFIKLEKLDFSIAIDKLNSRDYSICLSSWLAFYDDPMNILQMFKYRNYGRNFTGWEHPKFIELLNRSNYEEGCKRLLTLEKAEKVLIDDMPVIPLYHKNYVYLMNPELEFNISLWGDRLLFPLSPAQKEVQKENKHSRIKKKPKNPLVKK, translated from the coding sequence ATTACATTCAATATTGTGGAAAACGATCACGTAACACTAGAAATGTTTAAACAAGGAACAGTTGATATGATTGGTGACTCTTTAACAGATATTTCTTTAGAAGAGGTATCTAAGCTAGAAAAAACATGGACCTTTAACTCAGAGCCACAACCTTATTCTGTATTTATTTGCCTCAATACAACTAAACCGCCTTTTACTCATGTGAAGATTCGAAGAGCTTTTGCCCTAGCGATTAATCGCCAAGAATTGATCGGAATGTTAGGCAAAGGATGTAAAAAAAATATACAAGCAGATGCAATCAGTCCTGCTTACAAAGCGGGCTTGTCCGCAACAAATCTAGTTGCACCTTGCTTAAAAGAAAACCGATGTCCCCAATTTTTCAAAGATAACGATGTCATCCAAGCGAATATTCTGCTCAATGAAGGAATGGCTGAACTAGGTATTACCAAGGAGGCTTTTAAATCACTGACTTTCCTTTATCACTCCGGGGATTATGCAGCAGATGAGATAGTGCAAGTCATTCAACAGCAATGGGCAAAAGTATTTGGAATCTTTATTAAACTAGAGAAATTAGACTTTAGCATTGCTATAGATAAATTAAATAGCCGTGATTATTCAATCTGCCTTTCCAGTTGGCTGGCTTTTTACGATGATCCTATGAACATCCTTCAAATGTTTAAGTATAGAAATTATGGAAGAAATTTCACTGGTTGGGAACATCCAAAGTTTATCGAATTACTGAATCGCTCTAACTATGAGGAAGGATGCAAGCGCTTATTAACCCTGGAAAAAGCTGAAAAAGTTCTAATCGATGATATGCCTGTCATTCCCTTATATCACAAAAATTATGTATATCTTATGAACCCAGAATTGGAGTTTAATATCTCTCTATGGGGAGATAGGTTACTATTTCCCCTGTCTCCCGCACAAAAAGAAGTGCAAAAAGAGAACAAACATTCTCGTATAAAGAAAAAACCTAAAAATCCGTTAGTAAAAAAATAA
- a CDS encoding IS30 family transposase encodes MIFNNQTQGETLPKGYHHLTYDQRCQIYILKARGDTSSSIANILKVHHSTISRELKRNKGQRGYRHQQAQEKAFLRKNSQPNKKMTPQIVTRIEEKIKLQWSPIQISGWLKRHGKEHVSHETIYNHIWKDKRQGGQLYRELRHRGKKYNKQRKGASGRGNMPGRIDIKQRPCIVEKKTRLGDWELDTVIGAGHKGVIVSMVERTSKLTKLAKVSHKTAEEVSQALIEQLKPIKDFVHTLTADNGKEFAYHQMVSFELETDFYFATPYHSWERGLNEHTNGLVRQYFPKTQSFLDTTSKDIERVETLLNNRPRKALNFETPLEVFTRLSTNMLCSGAQ; translated from the coding sequence GTGATTTTTAACAATCAAACACAAGGAGAGACCTTGCCTAAAGGCTACCATCACCTAACCTATGACCAAAGATGTCAGATTTATATTTTAAAAGCTAGAGGAGATACATCTAGCTCAATAGCAAACATTCTAAAAGTTCATCATAGCACTATTAGTAGGGAACTTAAGAGAAATAAAGGGCAACGAGGATACCGTCATCAGCAAGCTCAAGAAAAAGCATTTCTTAGAAAAAATTCTCAGCCCAATAAAAAAATGACTCCTCAAATAGTTACCCGTATTGAAGAAAAAATCAAGTTGCAATGGAGCCCTATACAAATATCCGGATGGCTTAAAAGACATGGTAAAGAACATGTTAGTCATGAGACCATCTATAATCATATCTGGAAAGATAAACGACAGGGAGGACAGCTTTATAGAGAGCTCCGTCATCGAGGGAAAAAATATAACAAGCAGAGAAAGGGAGCTTCTGGAAGAGGGAACATGCCTGGTCGTATAGATATTAAGCAACGGCCTTGTATTGTAGAAAAAAAGACTCGTTTAGGAGACTGGGAACTAGATACAGTCATAGGGGCAGGACATAAAGGCGTAATTGTATCAATGGTAGAAAGAACTTCCAAGCTAACTAAGCTCGCCAAAGTTTCTCATAAAACTGCAGAGGAAGTAAGTCAAGCGTTAATTGAACAACTTAAACCTATCAAAGATTTTGTACACACATTAACAGCAGACAACGGAAAAGAATTTGCCTATCACCAAATGGTTAGTTTCGAGCTAGAGACAGACTTCTACTTTGCAACGCCCTACCATTCTTGGGAAAGAGGCTTAAATGAGCATACAAACGGACTAGTTAGGCAATATTTTCCTAAAACACAAAGCTTTTTAGATACGACTTCCAAGGATATAGAAAGGGTGGAAACTTTACTAAATAACAGACCTAGAAAGGCTCTCAACTTCGAAACTCCACTAGAAGTGTTTACGAGATTATCTACAAACATGCTATGCTCGGGTGCACAATAG
- a CDS encoding ABC transporter substrate-binding protein, producing the protein MTILSCIVKKPRWSFNRKTLIVIFAILCISALTSSALSQHGLSMLNLNMKTSPKTFDPRKAGDVYSSQMIFLLFEGLTKRYPDGSIKFAQAKSYTVSDDKLTYTFTLGDNYWSNGKPVTAYDFEQSWKDILDPKFPSMGDYLFAPIKNAESAKKGLVSLSEVGIKAVDEKTLVIELEHPTPYLLKLFTLPRFVPIHVELDRKNPNWAIQTGAQFVCNGPFLLESFKQNDQIVFTNNPYYRKRPFQP; encoded by the coding sequence TTGACGATTCTTTCTTGTATCGTTAAAAAACCAAGATGGTCCTTTAATAGAAAAACACTGATTGTTATATTTGCTATTCTCTGTATTTCCGCGCTAACTTCTTCAGCTTTATCCCAACATGGCTTGTCTATGCTTAACTTAAACATGAAAACATCTCCTAAGACGTTTGATCCTCGTAAAGCCGGCGATGTTTATTCTTCGCAAATGATTTTCTTGCTGTTTGAAGGTCTTACTAAGAGATATCCCGATGGATCCATCAAATTTGCTCAAGCTAAGTCATATACCGTATCGGATGATAAACTTACCTATACATTTACGCTAGGAGACAACTACTGGTCTAATGGTAAGCCTGTTACTGCTTATGATTTTGAACAGTCGTGGAAAGATATTCTTGATCCCAAGTTTCCTTCGATGGGGGATTATTTGTTTGCTCCTATTAAAAATGCGGAAAGCGCTAAAAAAGGACTTGTTTCTTTAAGTGAGGTAGGCATTAAAGCCGTTGATGAAAAAACCCTAGTGATTGAGCTAGAACACCCGACTCCTTACCTTCTTAAACTGTTTACGCTCCCTAGATTTGTTCCTATACATGTTGAACTAGACCGAAAGAACCCTAATTGGGCAATTCAAACAGGCGCTCAATTCGTGTGCAATGGACCTTTCCTATTGGAAAGCTTTAAGCAAAACGATCAAATCGTTTTCACTAACAATCCATACTATCGAAAAAGGCCCTTTCAACCTTGA
- a CDS encoding IS5 family transposase — protein sequence MTRSYPSDISRKQFSKIHLILESTRKKTRPRRVDLYDIFCGILYILTSGCQWRMLPIDYPKWELCYYYFHLWNKKAEKKGYDAGKKISGIKRHIAVDSQGLPHAIHITTANITDRNGCIEAFSLHKNNLFCVKNVLADGGYSGEKFAKSVQEILGCIVEIAKRNTLHTFTVIPKRWVVERSFAWIEKCRRLWKNCERKLHTSLNMVVLAFIALLLKRF from the coding sequence ATGACCCGCTCTTATCCAAGCGATATTTCTCGTAAACAATTTAGCAAAATCCATCTAATACTTGAGTCTACACGCAAAAAAACACGTCCACGAAGAGTTGATCTATATGATATTTTTTGTGGAATTTTGTACATTTTAACAAGTGGTTGCCAGTGGCGTATGTTACCCATAGATTATCCTAAATGGGAATTATGTTATTATTATTTCCATCTTTGGAATAAAAAAGCGGAGAAGAAAGGATATGATGCAGGGAAAAAAATATCAGGAATAAAAAGACATATAGCAGTCGATAGCCAAGGGCTTCCTCATGCGATTCACATTACCACCGCTAATATCACTGACAGAAATGGGTGTATAGAAGCATTTTCACTACATAAAAACAATTTGTTCTGTGTAAAAAATGTTTTAGCAGATGGAGGATATTCTGGAGAAAAATTTGCAAAGAGTGTGCAGGAGATATTAGGATGTATAGTAGAAATAGCCAAAAGAAATACACTTCATACTTTTACAGTTATTCCCAAAAGATGGGTTGTAGAGCGTTCTTTTGCGTGGATAGAAAAATGTCGCAGGCTATGGAAAAATTGCGAAAGAAAACTACATACAAGCCTGAATATGGTGGTGCTAGCTTTTATTGCTCTACTTTTGAAAAGATTTTAA
- the tal gene encoding transaldolase, with protein sequence MNKLEQLKKVTTIVSDTGEIEEIKTYLPTDATTNPSLILAASNKPEYQFLIEEAIQSGLKTKQTGSTLIAFIIDKLFVNFGLEILKIIPGRVSTEIDAHLSFDTEKSIKKARYLIALYEEAGIQRNRILIKLASTWEGIKAAKQLEKEGIHCNMTLLFSLEQAVACAEAKATLISPFVGRILDWYKKQEKKDSYSPTEDPGVVSVTTIYNYYKKMGYKTQVMGASFRNTDEILELAGCDLLTITPKLLAELQNLEGPLKRKLDPKTAKKTISDLIILDEQSFRWHLNENAMATEKLSEGIRVFAKDSLKLRKLIEQKIK encoded by the coding sequence ATGAATAAGCTCGAGCAACTTAAAAAAGTAACAACCATTGTTTCTGATACGGGAGAAATTGAAGAAATTAAAACTTACCTACCGACAGATGCAACGACTAACCCCTCATTAATTCTCGCAGCTTCTAACAAACCTGAATATCAATTCTTAATCGAAGAAGCTATCCAATCAGGATTAAAAACCAAACAAACAGGCTCTACTTTAATTGCATTCATTATCGATAAGTTATTCGTGAATTTCGGTTTGGAAATTTTAAAAATTATCCCAGGACGCGTATCTACAGAAATCGATGCTCATCTTTCTTTTGATACAGAAAAAAGTATCAAAAAAGCTCGTTATTTAATTGCTTTATATGAAGAAGCTGGTATCCAGCGCAACCGCATTCTGATTAAACTAGCTTCTACATGGGAAGGTATTAAAGCTGCCAAACAACTTGAGAAAGAAGGTATCCACTGCAATATGACCCTGCTTTTTAGTTTGGAACAAGCAGTAGCTTGTGCAGAAGCAAAAGCTACTCTGATTTCCCCTTTTGTAGGTCGTATCTTGGACTGGTATAAAAAGCAGGAAAAAAAAGACTCTTATTCCCCTACCGAAGATCCAGGTGTTGTCTCTGTTACAACTATTTATAACTATTATAAAAAAATGGGTTATAAAACCCAAGTCATGGGTGCTAGTTTTCGCAATACGGATGAAATCTTGGAATTGGCTGGCTGTGATCTATTGACTATTACTCCTAAATTACTCGCTGAACTACAAAATCTAGAAGGACCTCTAAAGCGAAAACTTGATCCTAAAACAGCAAAAAAAACCATCTCTGATCTAATTATATTAGATGAGCAATCTTTCCGTTGGCATCTTAATGAAAATGCTATGGCAACAGAGAAGCTCTCAGAAGGGATTCGCGTTTTTGCTAAGGATAGTTTAAAATTAAGAAAATTGATTGAGCAAAAGATAAAATAG
- a CDS encoding transposase, with amino-acid sequence MVFFSSGRGGGEQVDYGYKGKGVTSHLLVEKSGKPLAITFTSASGDEKKQVIPLLRKVIPFIKKAWNQGKVPILEADKGYDSEQTRIDVLSHEVFPLIARKRNTKGYKIKGICYLEKQRWVVERTISWLKTCFRRLTVRWERKAIYWNGLLMFGLLGYWMNFLSRQVSLKQ; translated from the coding sequence ATGGTTTTTTTTTCCAGCGGACGCGGAGGAGGAGAGCAAGTTGATTATGGCTACAAAGGTAAAGGCGTGACATCGCATTTACTGGTAGAAAAATCAGGAAAGCCTCTTGCAATCACTTTTACATCAGCATCCGGGGATGAGAAAAAACAAGTGATCCCTCTGCTTAGGAAAGTCATTCCCTTCATTAAAAAAGCATGGAATCAGGGAAAAGTACCCATACTTGAAGCAGATAAAGGTTATGACTCAGAGCAAACACGTATCGATGTTCTTTCCCATGAGGTTTTTCCTCTGATAGCTCGGAAAAGAAACACTAAGGGATATAAGATAAAAGGCATTTGCTACCTTGAAAAGCAACGTTGGGTCGTTGAGAGAACGATTTCTTGGTTAAAGACATGCTTCCGTCGTCTTACAGTGCGCTGGGAAAGAAAGGCAATATATTGGAACGGACTATTAATGTTTGGACTACTGGGATATTGGATGAATTTCTTAAGTCGGCAAGTATCTTTAAAACAGTAA
- a CDS encoding V-type ATP synthase subunit E: METGKDKVKKICDVLRKETLEPSQKQAEEILEQASLQAQEIIAQAHLKQKQLLVNAKEQIQKERAIFESSLSQTSKQVIEALKQEIKDNIFHKELLHLLKSEMNKPEVLSRLINAVIGAIEKEGIESDLSVYIPEAVPAREINALLLQNTLKKLQEKSVLIGSSIHGGMELKLHDKNISIEITDASLEELIERYSRRDFHEVIFKKQSI, translated from the coding sequence ATGGAAACAGGAAAAGATAAAGTAAAAAAGATCTGCGATGTGCTGCGTAAAGAAACGTTAGAGCCCTCCCAAAAGCAGGCTGAAGAAATACTGGAACAAGCCAGTCTACAGGCTCAAGAAATTATTGCGCAAGCCCACTTAAAACAAAAGCAACTGCTTGTCAATGCTAAAGAGCAAATTCAAAAGGAAAGGGCTATTTTTGAATCTTCTCTATCTCAGACAAGCAAACAAGTCATCGAAGCTTTAAAGCAAGAAATCAAAGATAATATATTTCACAAGGAATTATTACATCTGCTTAAAAGTGAGATGAATAAGCCAGAAGTTTTATCTCGACTGATTAATGCGGTTATAGGAGCTATTGAAAAAGAGGGTATTGAATCGGATTTAAGCGTCTATATTCCAGAAGCGGTTCCTGCTCGAGAGATAAACGCGCTTCTTTTACAAAATACTTTGAAAAAATTACAGGAAAAATCTGTTTTGATTGGATCATCTATTCATGGTGGAATGGAGTTAAAATTACATGATAAAAACATTTCCATAGAAATTACAGATGCTTCCTTAGAAGAGCTTATAGAGCGATATAGCCGTAGAGATTTTCATGAAGTAATCTTTAAAAAACAGTCTATTTAA